One window of the Syngnathus typhle isolate RoL2023-S1 ecotype Sweden linkage group LG21, RoL_Styp_1.0, whole genome shotgun sequence genome contains the following:
- the rassf8b gene encoding ras association domain-containing protein 8b: protein MKAMELKVWVDGVQRIVCGVTEFTTCQEVVIALAQAIGRTGRYTLIEKWRDTERHLAPLENPVVSLNKWGQYASDVQLILQRTGPSVSDRSPSDGLARGSERAFYRQSLPPQAKLHPSAANRSLKRREPKRKSLTLSAGARGLREIFGKSRDTEAKHTHQRGVSLNLKRVEGGGGSSSIPGSPARELSRLVRLQRDKLQVLESRLLGCEAELREWEEAGEEGSLEEELLLLEQQVRRNDAEMDEEEFWQNELRIEQESERQLRQQLAELQARVHDCEADLSEYLARIQSMESSLEQERLLQDDELSHMINEEEAEAELDTLTTELDVQSQHTARLENGCRALERSLGQSGKRLQEKEQELKQLTKELRQVNLQQFIQQTGTKVTVLPAQQPTGDEDNNNEEDCSSLRRLLPSDLRSLQSTTTSGFNPEGIYV from the exons ATGAAGGCCATGGAGCTGAAAGTGTGGGTGGACGGCGTGCAGCGTATCGTGTGTGGTGTCACCGAGTTCACCACGTGTCAGGAAGTGGTCATCGCGCTCGCTCAAGCCATCG GCCGCACAGGCAGGTACACCTTGATTGAAAAATGGAGGGACACGGAgcgccacctagcacccctcgaGAACCCCGTGGTTTCTCTCAACAAGTGGGGCCAGTACGCCAGCGACGTGCAGCTCATCCTCCAGCGGACCGGCCCGTCCGTCAGCGATCGGTCCCCCTCGGACGGGCTAGCCCGCGGGTCAGAGCGCGCCTTTTACCGCCAGAGCCTGCCCCCGCAGGCCAAGCTACACCCGTCGGCGGCGAATCGCTCGCTCAAGCGGAGGGAGCCCAAACGCAAGTCTCTGACTCTTAGCGCAGGAGCGAGAGGTCTGCGGGAGATTTTTGGAAAAAGCCGAGACACGGAAG CAAAGCACACCCATCAGCGCGGCGTGAGTTTAAATCTAAAGCGAGTCGAAGGTGGCGGCGGGAGCTCCTCGATCCCGGGCAGTCCGGCCCGAGAACTGAGCAGACTGGTGCGGTTGCAGAGAGACAAACTGCAGGTTTTGGAAAGCCGCTTGCTGGGTTGCGAGGCCGAGTTGCGGGAATGGGAGGAGGCCGGCGAG GAAGGAAGCCTGGAAGAGGAGCTGCTGCTTTTGGAGCAGCAGGTGAGGAGGAACGACGCCGAGATGGACGAGGAGGAATTCTGGCAGAACGAGTTGCGTATCGAGCAGGAGAGCGAGCGGCAACTCCGGCAACAGCTGGCCGAGCTGCAGGCCCGCGTTCATGACTGCGAGGCCGATCTTTCGGAATACTTAGCACGCATTCAG agCATGGAGAGCAGCCTGGAGCAAGAACGGCTGTTGCAGGACGACGAACTGAGTCACATGATCAATGAGGAAGAG GCGGAGGCCGAACTGGATACGTTGACAACGGAGCTGGACGTGCAGAGCCAACACACGGCTCGCCTGGAGAACGGCTGCAGGGCGTTGGAACGCTCCCTGGGCCAGTCCGGCAAGAGACTCCAG GAGAAGGAGCAGGAGCTGAAGCAGCTGACTAAAGAGCTTCGCCAGGTCAATCTCCAGCAGTTCATTCAGCAGACAGGCACTAAGGTCACCGTACTGCCGGCTCAGCAACCTACAGGAGACGAGGACAACAACAATG aggaaGATTGCAGCTCTTTGAGACGTCTCCTACCCAGCGACCTACGCTCCCTGCAGAGCACCACCACCTCCGGATTCAACCCCGAAGGCATCTACGTTTGA